One window from the genome of Dyadobacter sp. CECT 9275 encodes:
- a CDS encoding M20/M25/M40 family metallo-hydrolase, whose product MKFLLGVFIVLSASSYAQNVSPAALGKHIRYLASDKMKGRGTGSKENTLAAKYVAGQFQKLKLKPLGTEGYFQPFTAKVRRVVVPDSLRPARNVIGFLDNGAEYTVIIGAHFDHLGLGRQGSSKDEHPEGKIHNGADDNASGVAGLLELARHFSTNATKEPYNFLFIGFAAEELGLLGSRHFVNNPTIPLASVNFMSNMDMIGRYNADRGVGIGGYGTSDQWPEVFRDVKGDVKFFTDRAGNGGSDHGSFYAKNIPVLFFHTGGHDDYHKPGDDPEKVDTKAAAGILEIEIKLIENAMKLPKLNFTEVKN is encoded by the coding sequence ATGAAATTTCTCCTTGGCGTTTTTATCGTTCTTTCTGCTTCTTCCTATGCCCAGAATGTTTCTCCGGCTGCTTTGGGAAAACATATCAGATACCTCGCTTCTGATAAGATGAAAGGCAGGGGCACAGGCAGTAAGGAAAATACGCTGGCCGCCAAATATGTGGCCGGTCAGTTCCAAAAACTGAAACTAAAACCATTGGGTACCGAGGGGTATTTTCAGCCATTCACCGCAAAGGTCAGAAGGGTCGTAGTACCAGATAGCCTGAGGCCCGCCAGAAATGTTATCGGTTTTCTGGATAATGGTGCGGAATATACCGTTATCATCGGTGCCCATTTTGACCATCTGGGCTTGGGCAGGCAGGGCAGCTCCAAGGATGAACATCCAGAAGGAAAAATTCATAACGGTGCCGACGATAACGCTTCCGGCGTGGCTGGTCTGCTGGAACTGGCCCGGCATTTCTCCACCAATGCCACAAAGGAACCCTACAACTTCCTGTTCATTGGTTTTGCAGCAGAGGAACTCGGACTCCTGGGCTCCAGACATTTTGTTAACAATCCTACAATACCACTTGCTTCTGTCAATTTTATGTCGAACATGGACATGATCGGCAGGTATAATGCCGACCGCGGTGTGGGAATCGGTGGCTATGGAACGAGTGATCAGTGGCCTGAGGTATTCAGGGACGTCAAAGGGGATGTCAAGTTTTTCACGGACCGCGCCGGCAACGGCGGCTCCGATCATGGCTCCTTTTATGCCAAAAATATACCCGTCCTCTTCTTCCATACCGGTGGCCACGATGATTACCATAAGCCCGGTGATGATCCTGAAAAAGTAGATACAAAGGCCGCTGCCGGAATACTGGAGATAGAGATCAAACTCATCGAAAACGCCATGAAACTTCCGAAACTTAATTTTACGGAGGTGAAGAACTGA
- the chrA gene encoding chromate efflux transporter: MSNPVRRFRYLIYLLDILLLSFTAFGGPQVHLMMMIERLVHKRRYVTEEELLELQALCQVLPGPSSTQTVTALGLKIGGQPLAYLTLIVWSLPAMIFMCLAAIGIHYMEQKQISLSFTRFVGPMAVAFLLFGGYSIARKVIRNRQDWLLLTISLILAYLYPSPYMTPVLIVSGGVLSSLKYRQLEELERGPIRISWRPIIFWISVLISAAVVGKITNLLPVRLFENFYRNGSLVFGGGQVLIPILYNEFVEFKNYLTNQEFLSGMALTQIVPGPVFSIATFVGSMSMQEYGVTGIILGGFVATAGIFLPGTFFIFFAYPFWDQLKRYRGVRASLAGIHATSCGLTLAAGITLFEPMVLQWQPLLTVLGTLLLLFFTRVPSYVIILGGLILGLFFH; encoded by the coding sequence TTGAGTAATCCTGTTCGTCGTTTCCGGTATCTGATTTACCTGCTGGACATACTCTTGCTGTCGTTTACGGCATTTGGAGGGCCACAGGTACATCTGATGATGATGATCGAACGCCTGGTTCATAAAAGAAGATATGTTACCGAAGAAGAACTGCTGGAATTACAGGCGCTTTGCCAGGTACTACCGGGCCCCAGTTCAACGCAAACCGTTACGGCACTGGGACTGAAAATAGGCGGACAGCCCCTGGCCTATCTCACGCTGATCGTGTGGTCTCTGCCGGCCATGATATTCATGTGCCTCGCCGCAATAGGCATTCATTACATGGAACAGAAACAGATCTCGCTCTCGTTTACCCGTTTCGTGGGACCTATGGCGGTGGCATTTCTGTTATTCGGCGGGTACAGTATCGCCCGGAAAGTTATCCGCAACCGCCAGGACTGGTTACTGCTCACCATCTCTCTTATTCTGGCGTATCTGTATCCTTCGCCTTATATGACCCCTGTGCTTATCGTTTCAGGAGGCGTACTCTCCTCTCTCAAGTACAGGCAGCTGGAAGAACTGGAAAGGGGCCCGATACGCATCTCATGGCGGCCTATCATCTTCTGGATCTCGGTACTGATCAGCGCCGCTGTTGTGGGAAAGATTACCAATTTGCTGCCGGTGCGTTTATTCGAAAACTTTTACCGTAACGGCAGCCTTGTTTTTGGAGGCGGACAAGTACTGATCCCTATACTTTATAACGAGTTTGTAGAGTTTAAAAACTATCTCACCAATCAGGAATTCCTGTCGGGCATGGCGCTTACGCAGATCGTCCCCGGGCCGGTTTTCTCCATCGCCACTTTTGTTGGCAGTATGTCCATGCAGGAGTATGGCGTGACGGGTATCATTCTGGGTGGTTTTGTAGCAACGGCCGGTATATTTTTACCAGGTACTTTTTTTATTTTCTTCGCTTATCCTTTTTGGGACCAGTTGAAAAGATACCGCGGGGTACGTGCGTCGCTGGCCGGTATTCATGCCACAAGCTGCGGGCTTACCCTTGCTGCCGGGATCACACTTTTCGAACCGATGGTTCTGCAATGGCAGCCTTTACTTACCGTTTTAGGAACACTTCTGCTGCTTTTTTTTACCAGAGTACCCTCCTATGTGATAATTTTGGGAGGGTTAATTTTGGGATTGTTCTTCCATTAA
- a CDS encoding exo-alpha-sialidase, with protein sequence MKLIEFIQYLWNNRRSVSLASVFGMAAILANAQKKQLPAAPPHPVKNASSSLMLTGDWLPADTHKIDYDKLPRVPGEHNVISDVRSQMGVNQHNYLIHHKGKYWAMWSDGPGVEDRVGQRVKYATSKDGITWSTSAYLTPMPQGGERPNLYGTRTNRGFRYIARGFWVRDNEFLALASLDEAEGFFGPSLELRAFRYNETQDRWEDIGVIHDDAINNFAPEKIATGEWMMSRRKFDYTESGVEFLVGGVNKITEWKSVPVLGTASELAAEEPCWWLLPDNNLVALFRDNKGSGYIYRSFSADNGKSWSAPVKTNFPDARSKFSSTRLKDGRYVMVSNANPKKRDPLVLSVSDDGLVFNKMYYLVGGRHVDYPHVIEHEGNLLIAFAGGKQTVEVMKVRLSDLDGLKMIPQK encoded by the coding sequence ATGAAGCTCATTGAATTCATACAATATCTTTGGAATAATCGCAGAAGTGTATCCCTGGCCTCGGTTTTTGGAATGGCTGCCATTTTAGCCAATGCGCAAAAGAAACAGCTACCGGCCGCCCCTCCGCACCCGGTTAAGAATGCGTCCTCTTCGCTGATGCTAACGGGAGACTGGCTGCCCGCCGACACGCATAAAATAGATTATGACAAACTTCCCAGGGTACCCGGAGAACATAATGTCATCAGTGATGTTCGTAGCCAAATGGGAGTGAACCAGCATAACTATCTCATACATCACAAGGGTAAATACTGGGCCATGTGGAGTGATGGCCCCGGAGTGGAAGACAGGGTAGGGCAAAGGGTGAAGTATGCTACCAGCAAGGACGGCATAACATGGAGTACTTCGGCTTATTTGACACCCATGCCGCAGGGAGGCGAGCGGCCTAACCTTTACGGAACACGGACCAACAGGGGATTCCGCTACATAGCACGCGGGTTCTGGGTGCGGGACAATGAGTTTCTGGCGTTGGCGTCGCTGGATGAAGCCGAAGGTTTTTTTGGTCCTAGCCTGGAACTGAGAGCTTTTCGTTATAATGAAACACAAGACAGGTGGGAAGATATAGGCGTTATCCACGATGACGCGATCAATAACTTTGCTCCCGAAAAAATAGCTACCGGGGAGTGGATGATGTCCCGCAGGAAATTTGATTACACCGAATCAGGAGTTGAATTTCTGGTAGGAGGAGTGAATAAGATCACAGAATGGAAATCGGTTCCGGTACTGGGCACGGCCAGCGAGCTGGCAGCCGAGGAGCCGTGCTGGTGGCTGCTGCCCGACAATAATCTGGTGGCGCTGTTTCGTGACAACAAGGGTAGCGGTTACATTTATCGCTCGTTTTCTGCTGACAACGGGAAAAGCTGGAGTGCTCCGGTAAAAACGAATTTCCCTGATGCCCGTTCCAAATTCAGCAGTACCCGCCTGAAAGATGGCCGTTACGTGATGGTGTCCAATGCCAATCCAAAGAAACGAGATCCCTTGGTATTATCCGTCAGCGATGACGGGCTCGTATTTAACAAAATGTATTATCTCGTAGGCGGCCGGCATGTGGATTATCCGCATGTGATTGAGCATGAGGGCAACCTGCTGATCGCTTTTGCAGGGGGCAAGCAAACTGTTGAGGTGATGAAAGTGCGCTTGTCGGATCTTGATGGTTTAAAAATGATACCGCAAAAGTAG
- a CDS encoding isopenicillin N synthase family dioxygenase, which produces MDPALLNEVPSLDLADFTSGNPAQKEQFVADLGAAFTNIGFVAVKNHGLSEELRNKLYDVVKAFFSLPESEKRKFEFPELFGQRGYISKGRETAKGFKVADLKEFYHVGQPEPVGQMPGNIFPEEPADFKKYTLEVYQTFENTGKTLLRAIAIFLHLPEDYFEDKVKNGDSLLRALHYFPIENPDLVPEGAVRAAAHGDINLITLLMGASAEGLEVLRRDGQWIAITALPEQIVVNVGDMLDRLTNHKLKSTIHRVVNPPREKMGTSRYSIPFFMHPRADMDLTCLPGCVTAEYPKLYTDMTAGEFLDERLRELGLKK; this is translated from the coding sequence ATGGACCCTGCATTGCTGAATGAAGTCCCATCGCTCGATCTGGCAGACTTCACGTCCGGAAATCCGGCTCAGAAAGAACAGTTCGTGGCCGATCTGGGCGCAGCTTTTACCAATATCGGTTTTGTTGCCGTCAAGAATCACGGCCTGTCAGAGGAACTCAGAAATAAACTTTATGATGTAGTAAAAGCATTTTTCTCCTTGCCCGAATCCGAAAAAAGAAAATTTGAGTTTCCGGAGCTCTTTGGACAGCGGGGATATATCAGCAAAGGAAGAGAAACAGCAAAAGGCTTTAAAGTAGCCGACCTGAAAGAATTTTACCATGTGGGGCAGCCCGAACCGGTTGGCCAAATGCCTGGAAACATATTTCCGGAAGAGCCCGCCGACTTTAAGAAATATACGCTGGAAGTGTATCAGACTTTTGAGAATACAGGTAAAACACTCCTGCGCGCCATTGCCATATTCCTCCACCTGCCCGAGGATTATTTTGAAGACAAGGTTAAAAACGGCGACAGCCTGTTGCGTGCACTGCATTATTTCCCGATAGAAAATCCAGATCTGGTACCGGAAGGAGCCGTACGAGCGGCTGCCCACGGCGACATTAACCTGATCACCCTGCTGATGGGCGCCAGTGCGGAGGGCCTTGAAGTGCTGCGCCGCGACGGCCAGTGGATTGCGATCACCGCCCTGCCCGAGCAAATTGTGGTTAACGTGGGAGATATGCTGGACCGGCTCACCAACCATAAACTCAAGTCTACAATACACCGGGTGGTGAATCCGCCTCGTGAAAAAATGGGAACTTCAAGGTATTCGATCCCATTTTTCATGCACCCTAGGGCCGATATGGATCTGACATGCCTACCAGGCTGCGTAACAGCCGAATATCCCAAACTTTACACCGATATGACAGCGGGTGAGTTCCTGGATGAAAGACTGCGGGAACTGGGCCTGAAAAAATAA
- a CDS encoding amidohydrolase family protein — MTITRRLFLKNSALGLALYGLDRLPLPEAGYYSAEDFAKVPKIDTHFHLDVPNNAFPDLALSMKFHLVSVNVDAGFPLKEQFEVVKTMKQRYPGQMDFLGTFPVDKFGQKSFIKDTIAYIDTNLQAGALGFKVWKNIGMVLKNDQGRFVMIDDPALAPIFSYLEKKGVPVMGHLGEPKNCWLPENEITLPADKRYYTRHPEYHMYKHPEAPTYEQQIMARRNLLNRHPRLKYVGTHLASLEWSVEEIALDLDRYPRMMVDVAARMDHLQYQSAQDKDRVRRFLIRYQDRVMYGSDTTIDHQNSESKATLDILLKKWKTDWAYLATDSLIIEKLKVGDKEMQVSGLKLPREVMDKIYRKNARQFFGIK; from the coding sequence ATGACCATTACCAGAAGACTATTTTTAAAAAATTCAGCCCTGGGACTGGCCTTGTATGGGCTTGACCGGCTGCCGCTGCCCGAAGCAGGCTATTATTCAGCGGAAGATTTTGCGAAGGTACCCAAAATTGACACTCATTTCCACCTGGATGTACCCAATAATGCTTTTCCAGACCTGGCCCTATCCATGAAGTTTCACCTGGTTTCCGTTAATGTGGATGCGGGCTTCCCACTGAAAGAACAGTTTGAGGTGGTTAAAACCATGAAGCAGCGTTATCCAGGCCAGATGGATTTCCTCGGCACTTTTCCGGTTGATAAATTTGGTCAAAAATCATTTATAAAAGATACCATTGCCTATATTGATACTAATCTGCAGGCGGGAGCACTGGGATTTAAGGTATGGAAAAACATTGGTATGGTTTTGAAAAATGATCAGGGCCGTTTTGTAATGATTGATGATCCCGCTCTGGCGCCCATATTTAGTTATCTTGAGAAAAAAGGTGTTCCGGTAATGGGGCATTTGGGTGAACCGAAAAATTGCTGGCTGCCCGAAAATGAAATCACCCTGCCGGCAGATAAGCGTTATTACACGCGGCACCCGGAGTATCACATGTATAAACACCCTGAAGCGCCTACTTATGAACAGCAGATCATGGCGCGCCGAAATCTCCTGAACCGCCATCCGAGACTTAAATATGTAGGTACTCACCTGGCAAGCCTGGAGTGGAGCGTGGAGGAGATTGCACTGGATCTTGACAGGTACCCCCGGATGATGGTGGACGTTGCCGCCAGAATGGACCATCTGCAGTACCAGTCGGCGCAGGATAAGGACCGTGTCCGCCGGTTTCTGATCCGATACCAGGACAGGGTGATGTATGGTTCTGACACTACCATTGACCACCAGAACAGTGAAAGTAAGGCTACACTAGACATTCTATTGAAAAAATGGAAAACTGACTGGGCATATCTGGCAACGGATTCCCTGATCATTGAAAAGCTTAAAGTTGGGGACAAGGAGATGCAGGTAAGCGGGCTCAAACTTCCCAGAGAAGTGATGGACAAAATATACAGGAAAAATGCCCGGCAATTTTTCGGAATAAAATGA
- a CDS encoding glycoside hydrolase family 3 N-terminal domain-containing protein has product MKKTVLLFLLVFTSFIHRIQAQITTPPGFLHQNRKWVDSVFASLTPDERIAQLIMVAAVSDVKRAVIDPKTSNSAYVEKLIRENKIGGIVFFQGGPVPQARLTNYFQSISKTPLLVAMDAEFGLAMRIDSTVRYPYQMTLGAIQGNNELIYNMGAQLARQAKRLGVHINFAPVADVNNNPDNPVISFRSFGENKYKVAEKAVAYMRGMQDNGLLTSAKHFPGHGDTGVDSHYDLPLIPHSKQRLDSLELYPFRVLMNNGLSGVMIAHLSIPSLDKTPNLPSTLSKPIVSDLLKHEMGFEGLIYSDAMNMKGVTKYFPDGKADAMGLEAGMDILEFTEDVNKSIAEIKKSIAEGRISQAEIDFRCRKVLEAKAWAGLNRYEPVKLENLYEDLNPKEAELSNRLLTEKALTILKNDNDLLPLRELDTLRIASISVGADTVTTFQKTLELYTTVDHFSIPAKPTEEQLTALRNKLGQYNLLLVGVHLGSISPRTSYGLTEPMNAILQELMTTNKAVVSVFGNPYSLNKIQHTEQARALIMAYQLTPFTQDLSAQLIFGAIPAKGKLPVTVNSRYGYGLGIETPALDRLKYTIPEELGLDSKIITFKIDSIANMAVDKKATPGCVVQLAKDGKVFFRKAYGKHTYEGNAPVKLTDLYDLASVTKITASTLALMSLYDQKKFDLDATMKDYLPDFKNSNKADLQWRRVLTHSARLKAFIVFWKEAKNPDGSWKKKTFSTKKSARYPISVVGDSLFIHKKYAKKLFKGIRDSPLNKDEGYVYSDLSFILYPQIVKRLTGEDFEDYLKNHYYHKLGANTLTFNPRRFYKLEEIVPTERDTFFRMAQLHGQVHDEAAAMLGGLSGHAGLFGSANDVMKVWQMYLQKGYYGGQQLLSQDALIEFTRYQYPEMGSRRGIGFDKPTFKYSGNAPRYASPSSFGHTGYTGIMTWADPAWKLNYVFLSNRVYPTRENNKISQMNIRTGIMDVVYKELLKK; this is encoded by the coding sequence ATGAAAAAAACTGTATTATTATTTCTGCTCGTTTTTACCAGTTTCATCCATCGTATTCAGGCGCAAATAACGACTCCCCCAGGCTTTCTGCACCAAAACCGGAAATGGGTGGATTCAGTATTTGCCAGCCTCACACCCGACGAGCGAATTGCACAGCTCATTATGGTGGCGGCGGTTTCGGATGTAAAAAGGGCTGTAATAGACCCAAAAACGAGTAATTCGGCCTATGTTGAAAAACTTATCCGGGAGAATAAAATCGGTGGAATCGTGTTTTTCCAGGGAGGACCGGTTCCTCAGGCAAGGCTTACCAATTATTTTCAGTCGATATCCAAAACGCCCCTGCTGGTTGCCATGGATGCGGAGTTCGGGCTGGCCATGCGAATTGACAGTACGGTGAGATATCCTTACCAGATGACGCTGGGGGCCATTCAGGGCAATAACGAGCTGATTTACAATATGGGCGCTCAGCTGGCACGCCAGGCAAAACGTTTGGGCGTTCATATCAATTTTGCTCCCGTGGCTGATGTTAACAATAACCCGGACAACCCGGTGATCAGCTTCCGGTCTTTCGGTGAGAATAAATATAAGGTAGCCGAAAAAGCAGTAGCGTACATGCGGGGTATGCAGGATAACGGCCTGCTGACCAGCGCCAAGCACTTCCCGGGCCATGGCGATACCGGGGTAGATTCGCACTATGACCTTCCGTTGATACCCCATTCTAAGCAACGGCTGGATTCTTTGGAACTATATCCCTTCAGAGTACTGATGAATAACGGGCTGAGCGGTGTGATGATCGCTCACCTGAGTATACCTTCCCTTGACAAAACGCCCAACCTCCCATCTACACTTTCCAAACCCATCGTGTCTGATTTACTGAAACACGAAATGGGTTTTGAGGGGCTGATCTATTCCGATGCAATGAATATGAAGGGTGTTACCAAGTATTTCCCGGATGGCAAGGCAGATGCTATGGGACTGGAAGCCGGAATGGATATCCTGGAGTTTACAGAAGATGTAAATAAATCCATCGCTGAAATAAAAAAAAGTATAGCAGAGGGCAGGATCAGCCAGGCTGAAATAGATTTCCGCTGTAGAAAAGTTTTAGAGGCCAAAGCATGGGCGGGATTGAACAGATACGAACCCGTAAAACTGGAAAACCTCTATGAAGACCTTAATCCGAAAGAAGCTGAGTTGTCCAACCGCCTGCTGACCGAAAAAGCGCTTACCATTCTGAAAAACGACAACGACCTCTTGCCGCTCAGGGAACTGGATACGCTGAGAATTGCGTCCATTTCCGTCGGCGCCGATACCGTTACTACGTTTCAGAAAACGCTTGAACTTTATACCACGGTGGATCATTTCAGTATACCTGCCAAGCCAACTGAAGAACAGCTCACCGCCCTGCGAAACAAACTTGGACAATACAATTTGTTATTGGTGGGTGTGCACCTGGGAAGTATCTCTCCCAGGACCAGCTATGGCCTCACAGAGCCCATGAATGCCATTTTGCAGGAGTTAATGACAACCAACAAAGCGGTTGTATCCGTATTCGGGAATCCCTATTCGCTGAACAAAATCCAGCATACCGAACAAGCCAGAGCACTGATCATGGCCTACCAGCTTACGCCGTTTACGCAGGATCTTTCGGCACAGCTCATTTTCGGGGCGATACCTGCGAAAGGCAAATTGCCCGTAACCGTTAACAGCAGATATGGCTATGGACTTGGGATTGAAACACCGGCACTGGACCGTCTGAAATATACGATCCCTGAAGAGCTAGGCCTCGACTCTAAGATTATCACTTTTAAAATAGATTCCATTGCCAACATGGCGGTCGACAAAAAAGCGACGCCAGGCTGTGTGGTACAGCTTGCCAAAGACGGAAAGGTGTTTTTCAGAAAGGCTTATGGCAAGCATACCTATGAAGGAAATGCCCCGGTAAAACTGACGGATCTGTACGACCTTGCCTCGGTGACCAAAATTACGGCTTCAACCCTGGCCCTGATGAGCCTGTACGACCAGAAAAAATTTGACCTGGACGCCACTATGAAAGATTATCTGCCGGATTTCAAAAACTCCAACAAAGCAGATCTTCAATGGAGAAGGGTGCTTACACACAGCGCGAGGCTCAAGGCGTTTATCGTATTTTGGAAAGAAGCCAAAAACCCTGACGGGAGCTGGAAAAAGAAAACTTTCAGCACGAAAAAATCAGCACGTTATCCGATATCGGTGGTGGGTGACAGCCTTTTTATCCATAAAAAATATGCCAAAAAACTTTTCAAAGGCATCCGGGACTCTCCTCTCAACAAGGATGAAGGCTATGTTTACAGCGACCTTTCTTTCATCCTCTATCCGCAAATTGTAAAACGCCTGACCGGCGAGGATTTTGAGGATTACCTTAAAAATCATTACTATCATAAACTCGGCGCCAATACGCTCACTTTCAATCCCAGAAGATTTTACAAGCTGGAAGAAATTGTGCCCACCGAACGTGACACTTTTTTCCGGATGGCGCAGCTCCACGGACAAGTTCATGATGAAGCGGCTGCCATGCTGGGAGGACTGAGCGGACACGCCGGCCTTTTCGGATCAGCCAATGATGTGATGAAAGTATGGCAGATGTACCTGCAGAAAGGTTACTACGGAGGCCAGCAACTGCTATCGCAGGATGCACTGATTGAATTCACAAGGTACCAGTACCCGGAAATGGGCAGCAGGCGCGGAATTGGTTTTGACAAACCCACTTTCAAATATTCGGGCAATGCACCCCGGTATGCAAGTCCGTCCAGTTTTGGACATACCGGCTATACCGGGATCATGACCTGGGCAGATCCCGCCTGGAAACTCAATTATGTATTCCTTTCCAACAGGGTTTATCCTACCCGTGAGAATAATAAGATTTCGCAAATGAACATCCGGACAGGGATTATGGATGTGGTATACAAAGAACTTTTAAAGAAATAA